The DNA sequence CTCCGGATCCCCGAGAGACATGAAGTGATCAATGGTCACACCCGGAATGCGCTGCAAGGTTTCGGTCACCGAGCGATCGGGCAGCTTGCCGATGTCATCCGCGACAATCGAGTCGACGATCTGTTCAGCACTCTGCTTGATCATCTGGGCCGACTGAATGCTGCTGCGCTGACCGGACACCACGATCTCTTCCAGTGCGGTCGGCTGCTCCGGCTCCGCCGGTGTGGCTTCCTGTGCAAAGCCGGCGCCATGCCAGCCAACCGCACCTGCGACCAGTAACTGTGAACTCCAGTGAATGGCGCGCGCCAGCCTGGTGCGCCGAAATGCCGAACGAGGTGTCAAGCCCTGAGTCTTGTTCATTATTGTCATCGCTTATTCTCCGCTTACCCGATAATGGATCTGCATTGTTTATTGTTGTTGCGCCAGCACGCCTCCCTGCCCCTGTGATTGACCTGCGCCATAGTCGGACGCTGCTGTGGGTGTCACAGGTAGCGCACTGCCTTTATAACTCCATATTTTCATTAGCGCAACAATTTTTCTATATGATATACGGCTATCCCGCCTCCTTCTTTGGCCAGGCTTGCTTTATCATGGCGGTTGAGCACGCTGAAAAGTCGAATACGAACTGGAGCCGAACGTCATGAACCTCCCGCCGGATACCCCCGAGCAATCTGAGTTGATTGATGGACCAGACGCCTTTCGCCAGGCACTACTCCACTGCGCGAGCGAGACTCGCCGCACTTTCTCACTCTACTCACCCGACCTGGCCAGAGAGGTTTACGACCTGCCGGAGCTGGCCGAAGCACTCTCCGAGATTGCCCGTAGACATCGCCAGGCGCAGGTACAGCTGCTGGTCCGGGACACCCGGGCGCTGGTTGAATACGGGCACGGCCTGGTTCGCCTGGCCCAGAGGCTGCCGAGCAAGGTGACCCTGCGCCGGCTGACCAACGACATTGAAACCCAGGCCATCGCATTTGCGCTGGGCGACCGGGAGCACCTGGTCTATCAGAATGATCCGGACAACTATCACGGCTTTTACGATTGGCAGGCGGGTGCGCGGGTAAAAACGCTGAGGGAGATTTTCGATCGGGCCTGGGAAACCGCTGAAGAGGATCCACGCCTGAGACAATTGGCGCTATAGCGGTAAAAAAGCGGTTTTTTGGGTTGCTGATCGTCGTTTTATCCTTTATATATAGTGCCAGCCGTACACGGTGCGGTTAATACGCTATATATTCAGGCTTTTTCCTCGGCCTGACTCAATAAACACTTGACCATCAACAAGGATCATATTATGGCTGCTCGCAAAACTGCTGCCAAAAAGGCACCCGCAAAGAAAGCTCCCGCCAAGAAAGCTGCTGCCAAGCAGCCGGCTGCCAAGAAAGTAAAGGCGATCTCCGAGCGTTACAACAAAACCCAGATTCTGAATCAGATCGCGGAAAATACCGAGCTGAGCAAAAAGCAGGTCCAGTCGGTACTGGACGAGCTGTCTGACATCATTGAAGGTCACGTCAAGAAGCGTGCCGTGGGCGAATTCGTAATGCCCGGCTTGCTGAAGATCACCACCGTGAAGAAGCCCGCCACCAAGGCGCGCAAGGGCATCAACCCCTTCACTGGCGAAGAGACCGTGTTCAAAGCGAAACCGGCCTCCATCGCCGTCAAGGTACGTCCTTTGAAGAAGCTCAAGGAAATGGCTCTGTAAGCGCCATACCTGCTCAACAGGGCCCCTCTCGGGGCCCTGTTCTCAATACCAGTCGCCCGGCCCCGTTGTATCCACCGGATCGACCTCCAGATCCTCCAGTGACTCCAATACCTCAAAGTCGTCCCCGACCAGGGCGGATCTCAGGTGATCCAGTCGGTCCTGCAACTGCGCCTCAGAATAGCCTGCAGCGGGCTTGACGCCCCAAATCGGCTGCGGCCAGGCCGGGTCCGTCTCAAAGCGGGCAATGTGGTGTACATGTAACTGGGGGACCACATTGCCGAGCGCCGCCACGTTCATCTTGTCGGCATCAAACACGCTGGTCATCACCTCGGCCAGACGACAGGATTCGCGCATCAGCTGCTGCTGATCCCACTCACCCAAATGATGAATTTCAAACACATCCTCCCGCAGAGGCACCAGCAGGCACCAGGGATAGTTGGCATCTTTGCTGAGCAGCAGCAGTGACAGCGGGAAGCGCCCTACCGGCACGGTATCCTCGGCCAGGCGTGAATGCAGTTGAAACATGACCCTCTCCTCATCGACTTCTTTGGGTGGTTCGGTACTCAGTGCGCATCGGGAGTCTGTACCCGAGCTGGTAAGCACCGTAGAATAAGCGTTTTCTCTGTTTACCAGTATAGCCACTAAGAAGCCAATCTATGCGAGCCAGTCGTTTTTTAATCGCCACACTGAAAGAAACGCCCTCCGACGCCGAGGTCATCAGCCACCAATTGATGCTGCGCGCGGGCATGATCCGCAAACTGGCCTCGGGGCTGTATACCTGGATGCCTCTCGGGCTGCGTGTACTGCGCAAGGTCGAGCGCATCATCCGGGAGGAAATGGACCGCTCCGGCGCCCAGGAAGTTCTGATGCCGGTGGTTCAGCCCGCCGAGCTCTGGGAAGAGTCCGGACGCTGGCAGCAGTACGGCCCCGAGCTGTTGCGCATCAATGACCGCCACCAGCGGGATTTCTGCCTCGGCCCCACCCACGAAGAGGTCATTACCGACCTGATTCGCGGTGAGATCAACAGCTACAAACAGCTGCCGGCCAATTTCTATCAGATTCAGACCAAATTCCGCGACGAAATCCGTCCCCGATTCGGGGTCATGCGGGCCCGCGAGTTCACCATGAAGGATGCCTACTCGTTCCACTTGAGTCAGGAATCCCTGCAGGAAACCTACGAGGTCATGCACCGCACCTACTGCGCCATTTTTGACCGCATTGGCCTGGCCTATCGCCCCGTGTTGGCCGATACCGGCTCCATCGGCGGCGCTTTCTCGCACGAATTTCACGTACTGGCCGACAGCGGTGAAGATGACATCGCGTTCAGTAACGGCAGCGACTATGCCGC is a window from the Marinimicrobium koreense genome containing:
- a CDS encoding HU family DNA-binding protein, whose translation is MAARKTAAKKAPAKKAPAKKAAAKQPAAKKVKAISERYNKTQILNQIAENTELSKKQVQSVLDELSDIIEGHVKKRAVGEFVMPGLLKITTVKKPATKARKGINPFTGEETVFKAKPASIAVKVRPLKKLKEMAL
- a CDS encoding HIT domain-containing protein; the protein is MFQLHSRLAEDTVPVGRFPLSLLLLSKDANYPWCLLVPLREDVFEIHHLGEWDQQQLMRESCRLAEVMTSVFDADKMNVAALGNVVPQLHVHHIARFETDPAWPQPIWGVKPAAGYSEAQLQDRLDHLRSALVGDDFEVLESLEDLEVDPVDTTGPGDWY